The following proteins come from a genomic window of Sardina pilchardus chromosome 13, fSarPil1.1, whole genome shotgun sequence:
- the LOC134099192 gene encoding olfactory receptor 52L1-like, which translates to MGSPRYVLLAVVILTYFATVLANVTLMLLIFLDTSLHKPMYTFLFSLILNGLMGSTAVWPMVMNILLTNSPLISYEGCLIQAFFIVTYGSCNFSMLTVMAYDRFVSIFKPLQYHTIMTPQRVKQLLFLANFSPTALVLFQICLSSQLSLCRYKINKLYCDNLSITSLSCGGSRAIKNRISNLYGIVCIIVIVALPMVLIVSSYVKIIMFTLKASKNARKKTFDTCFSHIIVFINFSLVTLFSLIYNRLSAYLPGEVNILASINYILLPPLLHPIIYGIKTQEIRQRFSRAWRKIVFRKV; encoded by the coding sequence ATGGGCTCACCCAGATATGTATTACTTGCTGTTGTTATCTTGACATACTTTGCCACTGTGTTAGCCAATGTTACTCTCATGCTGTTGATTTTTCTAGATACATCTCTACACAAGCCTATGTATACATTTTTATTCAGTTTAATCTTGAATGGACTTATGGGAAGTACTGCTGTTTGGCCAATGGTTATGAATATATTATTGACCAACAGCCCTCTAATCTCATATGAAGGATGTCTCATCCAAGCATTTTTCATTGTAACCTATGGATCTTGCAACTTCTCTATGCTGACAGTGATGGCTTATGACAGATTTGTGTCCATATTTAAGCCTTTGCAGTACCATACCATCATGACCCCACAAAGAGTAAAGCAGCTGTTGTTTCTTGCAAATTTCAGCCCTACAGCCTTAGTGCTTTTCCAAATATGTCTATCTTCTCAACTATCTTTATGCagatacaaaataaataagttaTACTGTGATAATTTATCCATAACTAGTTTATCGTGCGGTGGTAGTCGTGCCATCAAAAATCGCATTAGCAACCTGTATGGTATAGTTTGCATTATAGTTATTGTAGCCTTGCCGATGGTTCTTATTGTATCGTCATATGTTAAAATTATAATGTTTACCTTAAAAGCTTCAAAGAATGCAAGAAAGAAAACATTTGATACCTGCTTTTCACACATTATTGTTTTTATAAATTTCTCACTGGTAACACTGTTCTCACTCATTTATAACCGCTTAAGTGCTTACTTACCAGGAGAGGTCAATATTCTCGCATCAATTAATTATATCCTTCTTCCACCATTGTTGCATCCAATCATATATGGTATAAAAACACAGGAAATTAGACAGAGGTTCTCAAGAGCCTGGAGAAAAATTGTTTTTCGCAAAGTCTGA
- the si:ch211-149e23.4 gene encoding uncharacterized protein si:ch211-149e23.4 isoform X1, protein MGPSVLMILGFLLSPALSSDMQDGDRIIFESSVTGILGEDVYLRCLYTGNESLLNSFWKRLGGSKKLAGYNGVRSMNREGFSAPASASNLTVKLHVDSLNAEGVYTCEFSTYEDQLESHVSLTVLVRPDVNVETKEETVDGTQYQSVSCTATNAKPAPHISWEINGNAPSADVFSVQTESANHANGTLSLASVLRFPTQLNDESSVDCLVQHPALSEPQRTTAQVQTFVAPKVTMETGLDPGTGGGRALRVVNCTALGGRPQPKIAWILSGGENTLSARERSDDDHTLISSVSFPVGSHEGEDVTCVVTHPKLTSPIEITQTLPTYILSSVQLVYPNGTALDELPLDEGEPGMTLALKVQGDVPSYQTECTKDDSSLPDGVELEGDELTFRGPIAQRYAGQYQCQASFSKHKASTQLDVSVKPGVQAPTPVAPIISVKTWRELDSVTVECSASDAVPAPNVSWSLPPGLTAAEALNTTSLNGSDSATATLTLPPCMPEEYRVQCLVEHQLFKDPERREIELSACAHPNITVQLSVVWRQGSAYSEAECRVESVRPRANISWHLLGDNTKLGHGADGGVELLGSEEQDVGVEPSMEEQVVAVSSVLQLPLAEHQGKTVVCVVSHQSLLEPERREIQLQAPDPPEIQALLVSERGYSPLVRAVCAYSSESGGANITWLLPDNNTVASVVSSSAREGSKFKANASYEFRLPLHQGSALTCLIHQKYGNMERRVVTVPWYYISSLSVMNKTTCASGDGVVVYRVALQEHLAHQKILLQVKGNVPYSQIVCSSKDGGAALQVRETSALTSVLEFPMAVSKRDAGQYVCTASFHHLSTNLYILVEVTDNAVQHVALIIICFTTALAITLFLGITLCVFCKRHVPPVEKDRRKKRESLATLTSLMQDPRSPELKKAALPGVKGQQYAELVSIVLVQKTTV, encoded by the exons ATGGGACCCTCAGTGCTTATGATCTTAGGGTTTCTCCTGAGTCCAGCACTCAGCTCAGATATGCAGG ATGGAGACCGCATAATCTTCGAGAGTAGCGTGACTGGCATCTTGGGCGAGGATGTGTACCTGCGTTGCCTCTACACAGGCAATGAATCTCTGCTGAACTCATTCTGGAAACGCCTCGGCGGCTCTAAGAAGCTGGCAGGTTACAACGGCGTGAGGTCGATGAATAGAGAAGGCTTTTCTGCACCAGCATCGGCTTCTAATCTGACGGTGAAGTTGCACGTGGACAGTCTGAATGCAGAGGGCGTGTACACCTGTGAGTTTAGCACTTATGAAGATCAACTGGAAAGCCacgtctctctcactgtcttgg TCAGGCCAGATGTCAATGTTGAAACGAAGGAGGAGACTGTGGATGGCACTCAGTACCAGTCTGTGAGTTGCACTGCCACCAACGCCAAGCCAGCGCCACACATCAGCTGGGAGATCAACGGCAATGCCCCCAGCGCCGATGTCTTCTCTGTCCAGACGGAGAGTGCCAATCATGCCAACGGTACCCTCTCTCTTGCCAGCGTCCTGCGCTTCCCCACCCAGCTGAACGACGAGAGCAGCGTAGACTGTCTGGTGCAGCACCCAGCCCTATCTGAGCCACAGAGGACGACCGCTCAGGTGCAAACCTTCG TTGCTCCGAAAGTAACCATGGAGACGGGCCTGGATCCTGggactggaggagggagagcatTGCGGGTTGTCAACTGCACCGCGCTGGGAGGGAGACCTCAACCCAAAATTGCATGGATACTGTCTGGGGGAGAAAACACACTCTCGGCCCGGGAGCGGAGCGATGATGATCACACACTCATCAGTTCGGTCTCGTTCCCCGTTGGGAGTCACGAGGGGGAAGATGTCACCTGTGTCGTCACCCACCCAAAGCTCACCAGCCCTATCGAGATTACCCAGACGCTGCCCACCTACA TTCTCTCATCtgttcagctggtttaccccaATGGCACTGCCCTGGATGAACTTCCCCTGGACGAGGGAGAGCCTGGCATGACCTTGGCACTGAAGGTGCAGGGAGATGTGCCAAGCTATCAGACTGAGTGCACCAA agaTGACTCTTCTCTTCCAGATGGTGTGGAGTTGGAAGGTGATGAGCTCACCTTCAGAGGCCCAATAGCTCAGCGCTATGCTGGGCAATACCAGTGCCAGGCCTCCTTCTCCAAACACAAAGCATCTACTCAGCTGGACGTCAGTGTTAAACCAGGGGTTCAGGCACCCA CTCCTGTAGCTCCAATCATAAGTGTGAAAACCTGGAGAGAGCTGGACAGCGTCACCGTCGAGTGCTCGGCCTCGGACGCAGTCCCTGCCCCGAACGTCTCCTGGTCCCTGCCCCCAGGGTTGACTGCGGCGGAGGCACTAAACACGACTTCTTTAAACGGATCAGACAGCGCCACGGCCACCTTAACCCTGCCTCCCTGTATGCCTGAAGAGTACAGGGTGCAGTGCCTGGTAGAGCATCAGCTGTTTAAAGacccagagaggagggagatagagCTGTCTGCATGTG CTCATCCTAACATAACGGTGCAGCTCAGCGTTGTGTGGAGGCAGGGCTCGGCCTACTCAGAGGCAGAGTGCAGAGTGGAGAGCGTGAGACCCAGAGCCAACATCTCCTGGCATCTCCTTGGGGACAACACCAAACTTGGCCATGGGGCAGATGGTGGTGTGGAGCTGCTGGGAAGCGAGGAACAAGATGtgggtgtggag ccctctATGGAGGAGCAAGTGGTGGCGGTCAGCAGTGTGCTGCAACTGCCCTTGGCGGAGCATCAGGGGAAGACTGTGGTCTGTGTGGTGAGTCACCAGAGTCTGCTGGAgcccgagaggagagagatccAGCTTCAGGCTCCAG ATCCTCCAGAGATCCAGGCCCTCCTGGTGAGCGAGCGTGGCTACTCCCCTCTTGTACGTGCCGTGTGTGCGTACTCCAGTGAGTCAGGCGGCGCCAACATCACCTGGCTCCTCCCTGACAACAACACCGTAGCAAGTGTGGTGTCATCCTCAGCTCGTGaggggtcaaagttcaaagcCAACGCCTCATACGAGTTCCGCCTGCCACTTCACCAGGGCAGTGCCCTGACCTGCCTCATACACCAGAAGTACGGCAACATGGAGAGGAGGGTAGTGACCGTCCCTTGGTACT ATATCTCCTCTCTGAGCGTGATGAACAAAACCACTTGTGCCTCTGGAGATGGGGTAGTTGTGTACAGAGTTGCTCTGCAGGAGCATCTCGCCCACCAGAAGATTCTTCTCCAAGTCAAAGGAAACGTGCCCTACAGCCAGATTGTCTGTTCCAG CAAAGACGGTGGAGCTGCACTGCAAGTGAGAGAGACGTCTGCACTGACCAGCGTTCTGGAGTTCCCCATGGCTGTGTCTAAGCGCGATGCTGGACAGTATGTCTGCACGGCATCCTTCCACCACCTCAGCACCAACCTCTACATCCTGGTGGAGGTGACTGACAACGCAGTGCAGCACG tggccCTCATCATCATCTGTTTCACCACTGCTCTGGCCATCACACTCTTCCTCGGCATCACCCTGTGTGTTTTCTG CAAGAGACATGTCCCGCCTGTAGAAAAG GACCGCCGCAAGAAACGTGAGTCCCTTGCCACCCTGACATCTCTAATGCAAGACCCGCGCTCTCCAGAGCTGAAGAAAGCTGCACTTCCTGGGGTTAAAGGTCAACAGTATGCTGAGCTGGTCTCCATCGTCCTCGTGCAGAAGACCACGGTTTGA
- the si:ch211-149e23.4 gene encoding uncharacterized protein si:ch211-149e23.4 isoform X2 translates to MGPSVLMILGFLLSPALSSDMQDGDRIIFESSVTGILGEDVYLRCLYTGNESLLNSFWKRLGGSKKLAGYNGVRSMNREGFSAPASASNLTVKLHVDSLNAEGVYTCEFSTYEDQLESHVSLTVLVRPDVNVETKEETVDGTQYQSVSCTATNAKPAPHISWEINGNAPSADVFSVQTESANHANGTLSLASVLRFPTQLNDESSVDCLVQHPALSEPQRTTAQVQTFVAPKVTMETGLDPGTGGGRALRVVNCTALGGRPQPKIAWILSGGENTLSARERSDDDHTLISSVSFPVGSHEGEDVTCVVTHPKLTSPIEITQTLPTYILSSVQLVYPNGTALDELPLDEGEPGMTLALKVQGDVPSYQTECTKDDSSLPDGVELEGDELTFRGPIAQRYAGQYQCQASFSKHKASTQLDVSVKPGVQAPTPVAPIISVKTWRELDSVTVECSASDAVPAPNVSWSLPPGLTAAEALNTTSLNGSDSATATLTLPPCMPEEYRVQCLVEHQLFKDPERREIELSACAHPNITVQLSVVWRQGSAYSEAECRVESVRPRANISWHLLGDNTKLGHGADGGVELLGSEEQDPSMEEQVVAVSSVLQLPLAEHQGKTVVCVVSHQSLLEPERREIQLQAPDPPEIQALLVSERGYSPLVRAVCAYSSESGGANITWLLPDNNTVASVVSSSAREGSKFKANASYEFRLPLHQGSALTCLIHQKYGNMERRVVTVPWYYISSLSVMNKTTCASGDGVVVYRVALQEHLAHQKILLQVKGNVPYSQIVCSSKDGGAALQVRETSALTSVLEFPMAVSKRDAGQYVCTASFHHLSTNLYILVEVTDNAVQHVALIIICFTTALAITLFLGITLCVFCKRHVPPVEKDRRKKRESLATLTSLMQDPRSPELKKAALPGVKGQQYAELVSIVLVQKTTV, encoded by the exons ATGGGACCCTCAGTGCTTATGATCTTAGGGTTTCTCCTGAGTCCAGCACTCAGCTCAGATATGCAGG ATGGAGACCGCATAATCTTCGAGAGTAGCGTGACTGGCATCTTGGGCGAGGATGTGTACCTGCGTTGCCTCTACACAGGCAATGAATCTCTGCTGAACTCATTCTGGAAACGCCTCGGCGGCTCTAAGAAGCTGGCAGGTTACAACGGCGTGAGGTCGATGAATAGAGAAGGCTTTTCTGCACCAGCATCGGCTTCTAATCTGACGGTGAAGTTGCACGTGGACAGTCTGAATGCAGAGGGCGTGTACACCTGTGAGTTTAGCACTTATGAAGATCAACTGGAAAGCCacgtctctctcactgtcttgg TCAGGCCAGATGTCAATGTTGAAACGAAGGAGGAGACTGTGGATGGCACTCAGTACCAGTCTGTGAGTTGCACTGCCACCAACGCCAAGCCAGCGCCACACATCAGCTGGGAGATCAACGGCAATGCCCCCAGCGCCGATGTCTTCTCTGTCCAGACGGAGAGTGCCAATCATGCCAACGGTACCCTCTCTCTTGCCAGCGTCCTGCGCTTCCCCACCCAGCTGAACGACGAGAGCAGCGTAGACTGTCTGGTGCAGCACCCAGCCCTATCTGAGCCACAGAGGACGACCGCTCAGGTGCAAACCTTCG TTGCTCCGAAAGTAACCATGGAGACGGGCCTGGATCCTGggactggaggagggagagcatTGCGGGTTGTCAACTGCACCGCGCTGGGAGGGAGACCTCAACCCAAAATTGCATGGATACTGTCTGGGGGAGAAAACACACTCTCGGCCCGGGAGCGGAGCGATGATGATCACACACTCATCAGTTCGGTCTCGTTCCCCGTTGGGAGTCACGAGGGGGAAGATGTCACCTGTGTCGTCACCCACCCAAAGCTCACCAGCCCTATCGAGATTACCCAGACGCTGCCCACCTACA TTCTCTCATCtgttcagctggtttaccccaATGGCACTGCCCTGGATGAACTTCCCCTGGACGAGGGAGAGCCTGGCATGACCTTGGCACTGAAGGTGCAGGGAGATGTGCCAAGCTATCAGACTGAGTGCACCAA agaTGACTCTTCTCTTCCAGATGGTGTGGAGTTGGAAGGTGATGAGCTCACCTTCAGAGGCCCAATAGCTCAGCGCTATGCTGGGCAATACCAGTGCCAGGCCTCCTTCTCCAAACACAAAGCATCTACTCAGCTGGACGTCAGTGTTAAACCAGGGGTTCAGGCACCCA CTCCTGTAGCTCCAATCATAAGTGTGAAAACCTGGAGAGAGCTGGACAGCGTCACCGTCGAGTGCTCGGCCTCGGACGCAGTCCCTGCCCCGAACGTCTCCTGGTCCCTGCCCCCAGGGTTGACTGCGGCGGAGGCACTAAACACGACTTCTTTAAACGGATCAGACAGCGCCACGGCCACCTTAACCCTGCCTCCCTGTATGCCTGAAGAGTACAGGGTGCAGTGCCTGGTAGAGCATCAGCTGTTTAAAGacccagagaggagggagatagagCTGTCTGCATGTG CTCATCCTAACATAACGGTGCAGCTCAGCGTTGTGTGGAGGCAGGGCTCGGCCTACTCAGAGGCAGAGTGCAGAGTGGAGAGCGTGAGACCCAGAGCCAACATCTCCTGGCATCTCCTTGGGGACAACACCAAACTTGGCCATGGGGCAGATGGTGGTGTGGAGCTGCTGGGAAGCGAGGAACAAGAT ccctctATGGAGGAGCAAGTGGTGGCGGTCAGCAGTGTGCTGCAACTGCCCTTGGCGGAGCATCAGGGGAAGACTGTGGTCTGTGTGGTGAGTCACCAGAGTCTGCTGGAgcccgagaggagagagatccAGCTTCAGGCTCCAG ATCCTCCAGAGATCCAGGCCCTCCTGGTGAGCGAGCGTGGCTACTCCCCTCTTGTACGTGCCGTGTGTGCGTACTCCAGTGAGTCAGGCGGCGCCAACATCACCTGGCTCCTCCCTGACAACAACACCGTAGCAAGTGTGGTGTCATCCTCAGCTCGTGaggggtcaaagttcaaagcCAACGCCTCATACGAGTTCCGCCTGCCACTTCACCAGGGCAGTGCCCTGACCTGCCTCATACACCAGAAGTACGGCAACATGGAGAGGAGGGTAGTGACCGTCCCTTGGTACT ATATCTCCTCTCTGAGCGTGATGAACAAAACCACTTGTGCCTCTGGAGATGGGGTAGTTGTGTACAGAGTTGCTCTGCAGGAGCATCTCGCCCACCAGAAGATTCTTCTCCAAGTCAAAGGAAACGTGCCCTACAGCCAGATTGTCTGTTCCAG CAAAGACGGTGGAGCTGCACTGCAAGTGAGAGAGACGTCTGCACTGACCAGCGTTCTGGAGTTCCCCATGGCTGTGTCTAAGCGCGATGCTGGACAGTATGTCTGCACGGCATCCTTCCACCACCTCAGCACCAACCTCTACATCCTGGTGGAGGTGACTGACAACGCAGTGCAGCACG tggccCTCATCATCATCTGTTTCACCACTGCTCTGGCCATCACACTCTTCCTCGGCATCACCCTGTGTGTTTTCTG CAAGAGACATGTCCCGCCTGTAGAAAAG GACCGCCGCAAGAAACGTGAGTCCCTTGCCACCCTGACATCTCTAATGCAAGACCCGCGCTCTCCAGAGCTGAAGAAAGCTGCACTTCCTGGGGTTAAAGGTCAACAGTATGCTGAGCTGGTCTCCATCGTCCTCGTGCAGAAGACCACGGTTTGA